Genomic window (Roseivirga sp. 4D4):
GCGTAGCTTCTTGATACTGCCTGAGTCTTCCAATCTGAAAATGGCTTCGGTTACGATGTTTTTTGACTTAACATCTCTTACACCCAGCCCTTTTAGTATTTGTTTAATTTGATAACCTCTCCCCGGATTTCGACCAAGAAATTCGGCAATTAGAGGTTCGACTCTTTTGGGGTTGCCGCTGGCTGGATTTTTAGATTTTCTTTTGTGCTGAGGTTTTCTTTTTCGAGCCATTAATGGAGAATAGAGTTGTTTTAAAAGTAGAAATAAAAAAGTGCAAATCTTCTATTCAGTCAGACTTTAAAGAATGGTGATTTCATCTTTTGTTAGCAAGGGCATCTGATTCAACCTCATAAACACTTGGGCAAGTACCATTACATCTCGCTTGCAATACTCGGCTATTCGTTCAAGGTTCTTTTCATGGTAATAAACCTCATAAACCTGACTGCCGTCAATGTCGTCTTTACTGCTGTCAACATCGAAGAGGGCGGCCAATAAATCCAATGAAGTAAAGTGTTTGTAGTCTCCGAATTTCCAGAGCTCCATTGTGTCAATATGAGGCACCTCCCAAGGTTTGCGTCCACTCAAATTGAGCGGTTCAGGAATAGAGATTTCATTAATCAACATTCTTCTTCCTATATAAGGAAAGTCAAATTCTTTACCGTTATGGGCACAGAGCCTGAGTTTTTTAGAATTAAAATGCTCATTAATGAGCGCAGAGAATTTATTGAGTAAAATCTTTTCGTCATGATTAGCAAAGGCCTTTATTCGGAAGTTTTTTATCTCGTCACCACTGGATACAAAATAGCCAACAGCAATAGTAATGATCTTACCGAACTCTGCGTAAATGCCGCCTCGTGCATAAAGCTCTTCTGCCGTTTGTTGGTCAGCTCCTTTTATAAAGCGGGACTTCTTTTCCCATAAGGTCTTGAAACGATCGGGAAGGAGATCAAATGTTGGATATAAGGGTACTGTTTCAATATCCAGAAATAAGATGTTGTGTATGTCTTTCATGTCTGTTCATTACAATGTAATTGAACAATTCCATGAAATCAAGTGGCAATTCTTCCTAAAAGATCAATTTCATCGATCGTTTCGAGGTCAAATTCTTGGAACGGGGCTATGACGAACTTCTTATCAAAGAGCTCATTAACAATATAATAGCTTACCCAAAACTCATTAAAGAAAGAGAATACTTCTGGACTGATGGATTCTACTTTAGCTACACTTTGTCCATCCACTTGTTCTATCATGTGCCTTAGGGTAGAAGTCTTTCGAGCGCCAGGATCTTTGTT
Coding sequences:
- a CDS encoding 3'-5' exonuclease, with protein sequence MKDIHNILFLDIETVPLYPTFDLLPDRFKTLWEKKSRFIKGADQQTAEELYARGGIYAEFGKIITIAVGYFVSSGDEIKNFRIKAFANHDEKILLNKFSALINEHFNSKKLRLCAHNGKEFDFPYIGRRMLINEISIPEPLNLSGRKPWEVPHIDTMELWKFGDYKHFTSLDLLAALFDVDSSKDDIDGSQVYEVYYHEKNLERIAEYCKRDVMVLAQVFMRLNQMPLLTKDEITIL